The DNA region CCACGCTCGCCTTCGTCTTCCTCCTCAACCCCGGCACCGGCCCGGTCAACGCGATCCTCGAAGGCCTCGGCGTCCCGGCCCCCGCCTGGTACAACGACCCCGCCTGGTCGAAGCCCGCGCTCACCATGCTCGCGGTGTGGGGCGTCGGCGACCTCATGGTCATCTTCATGGCCGCGCTGCTCGACGTACCGAAGGAGCAGTACGAGGCGGCCGAGCTCGACGGGGCCTCGGCCTTCCAGCGCTTCCGCTACGTCACGCTGCCGAACATCTCGCCCATCGTGATGTTCGCCGTGGTCACCGGGATCATCCAGGCGATGCAGTACTACACCCAGCCGCTCGTGGCCGGGAAGGTCGCCTCCGGCGTCATCGGCGGCTCCGGACAGTCCTTCGAACCCGGCTACCCGGACAAGTCCACGCTGACCCTGCCGCAGCTCGTCTACAACCTCGGCTTCCAGCGCTTCGACTACGGCGCCGCCTGCGCCACCGCCCTGATCCTCTTCGCCCTGGCCATGGTCTTCACCCTGCTGCTCATGCGCCGCCGCGGCGGTCTCGTCCAGGCAGGTGACTGAACCATGAGCCAGACCCTCGAAGCACCCGAACTCGCGCCCGCCGAGCGGAAGTCCGCCGGCACCCCGGCCGCCCGCGCCGCCCGCCGCAAGGCGGTCCTGCGCTGGATCGCCGTCCACGCGCTCGGCATCGCCGCCGCGCTGTTCTTCGTCCTCCCCTTCGTCTTCGTGCTGCTCACCTCGCTGATGAGCGACCAGCAGACGCTCACCCGCGACCTCGTCCCCGCCACCTGGGAGTGGGACAACTACACGGCGGTGCTCGACACCCCGGGCTTCCTCACCTGGTGGCGCAACACCCTGCTGTACGCGGGCCTCGGCACCGTCCTCACCGTGGTGTCGTCGGTCCCGGTCGCGTACGCCCTCGCCAAGTTCCGCTTCCGCGGCAGCCGGCTGGCGCTCATGCTGGTCATCTCGATGATGATGCTGCCGCCGCAGGTCGTCGTCATCCCGATGTACCTGTTCTGGGCGAAGCAGCTGGACCTGTCCGGCACGCTGTGGCCGCTGATCATCCCGATGGCCTTCGGCGACGCCTTCTCCATCTTCCTGCTGCGCCAGTTCCTGCTGACCATCCCGAACGAATACCTCGACGCCGCCCGCGTCGACGGCTGCGGCGAACTGCGCACCCTGCTGCGGATCGTGCTGCCGATGGCGAAGCCCGGCATCGCCGCCGTCGCGCTCTTCCAGTTCTTCGCTGCCTGGAACGACTACTTCGGGCCGCAGATCTACGCCTCCGAGAACCCGGCCGCCTGGACCCTGAGCTACGGCCTGGAGTCCTTCAAGGGCGCGCACCACACCGACTGGAATCTGACCATGGCCGCGACCGTCCTGGTCATGGCCCCCGTGATCCTCGTCTTCTTCTTCGCCCAGAAGGCATTCGTCGAGGGCGTCACACTGACCGGAGTGAAGGGCTGACTGTTCAATGAAGCTCGCTGTCGTGGGGGGCGGCTCCACCTACACCCCCGAACTCATCGACGGGTTCGCGCGGTTGCGCGACACCCTGCCCGTCACCGAACTCGTCCTCGTCGACCCCGCCGCCGACCGCCTCGACCTGGTCGGCGGCCTGGCCCGGCGGATCTTCGCCAAGCAGGGCCACGAGGGCCGGATCGTCACCACCTCCGACCTCGACGCCGGCGTCGACGGCGCCGACGCCGTGCTGCTCCAGCTGCGGGTCGGCGGACAGGCCGCCCGCGAGCGGGACGAGACCTGGCCGCTGGAGTGCGGCTGCGTCGGCCAGGAGACCACCGGCGCCGGCGGTCTCGCCAAGGCGCTGCGCACCGTGCCGGTGGTCCTGGACATCGCCGAGCGGGTCCGCAGGACCAACCCGGACGCCTGGATCATCGACTTCACCAACCCGGTCGGCATCGTCACCCGGGCGCTGCTCCAGGCCGGCCACAAGGCCGTCGGCCTGTGCAACGTGGCGATCGGCTTCCAGCGCAAGTTCGCCGCGCTGCTCGGCGTCGCCCCGGCCGACGTCCACCTCGACCATGTCGGGCTCAACCACCTGACCTGGGAGACCGGGGTACGGATCGGGGGCCCCGAGGGCGAGAACGTGCTGCCCCGGCTGCTCGCCGAGCACGGCGACGCCGTCGCCGACGACCTGCGGCTGCCGCGTGCCGTCGTGGACCGGCTCGGCGTCGTCCCCTCGTACTACCTGCGCTACTTCTACGCGCACGACGCCGTCGTCGAGGAGCTGCGCACCAAGCCCTCGCGGGCCGCCGAGGTGGCCGCGATGGAGAAGCAGCTCCTGGAGATGTACGGCGACCCGGCGCTCGACGAGAAGCCGGAGCTGCTCTCCAAGCGCGGCGGCGCCTTCTACTCGGAGGCGGCCGTGGACCTGGCCGCGTCCCTGCTGGGCGGCGGTGGCTCGCCGTACCAGGTGGTGAACACGTACAACCGCGGCACGCTGCCCTTCCTGCCGGACGACGCCGTCATCGAGGTGCAGGCCGCGGTGGGGCCGCAGGGGGCGGTGCCGCTGCCGGTG from Streptomyces fradiae includes:
- a CDS encoding carbohydrate ABC transporter permease, which produces MTSTITLRSKRRRAALRTAAFLSPWLIGFAVFFAYPLVSTVYFSFMDYDGFRPPTFSGLTNWTYVFRDYPLFWPALRNTLWLVVVMTACRVVFGLGVGLLITKIKTGAGVFRTLFYLPYLAPPVAATLAFVFLLNPGTGPVNAILEGLGVPAPAWYNDPAWSKPALTMLAVWGVGDLMVIFMAALLDVPKEQYEAAELDGASAFQRFRYVTLPNISPIVMFAVVTGIIQAMQYYTQPLVAGKVASGVIGGSGQSFEPGYPDKSTLTLPQLVYNLGFQRFDYGAACATALILFALAMVFTLLLMRRRGGLVQAGD
- a CDS encoding carbohydrate ABC transporter permease — encoded protein: MSQTLEAPELAPAERKSAGTPAARAARRKAVLRWIAVHALGIAAALFFVLPFVFVLLTSLMSDQQTLTRDLVPATWEWDNYTAVLDTPGFLTWWRNTLLYAGLGTVLTVVSSVPVAYALAKFRFRGSRLALMLVISMMMLPPQVVVIPMYLFWAKQLDLSGTLWPLIIPMAFGDAFSIFLLRQFLLTIPNEYLDAARVDGCGELRTLLRIVLPMAKPGIAAVALFQFFAAWNDYFGPQIYASENPAAWTLSYGLESFKGAHHTDWNLTMAATVLVMAPVILVFFFAQKAFVEGVTLTGVKG
- a CDS encoding 6-phospho-beta-glucosidase codes for the protein MKLAVVGGGSTYTPELIDGFARLRDTLPVTELVLVDPAADRLDLVGGLARRIFAKQGHEGRIVTTSDLDAGVDGADAVLLQLRVGGQAARERDETWPLECGCVGQETTGAGGLAKALRTVPVVLDIAERVRRTNPDAWIIDFTNPVGIVTRALLQAGHKAVGLCNVAIGFQRKFAALLGVAPADVHLDHVGLNHLTWETGVRIGGPEGENVLPRLLAEHGDAVADDLRLPRAVVDRLGVVPSYYLRYFYAHDAVVEELRTKPSRAAEVAAMEKQLLEMYGDPALDEKPELLSKRGGAFYSEAAVDLAASLLGGGGSPYQVVNTYNRGTLPFLPDDAVIEVQAAVGPQGAVPLPVAPVDPLYAGLIANVTAYEDLALEAALRGGRDRVFKALLAHPLVGQFGYADGLTDRLIAHNREHLAWA